Genomic window (Eisenibacter elegans DSM 3317):
AATTGACAGGCTTTGATTTTCTTGATTCTCAAGGACTCTAGGCGCACATATTTCCCAAACCAGTTTTGGTTGGGTATAGTAATGCTCAATTGTTAGCTGTGCTAAGTAGTTGACTATTAATTTCTTGAAAATAAGAATAAGGGAGGTTGTTTTTTGCATTCTCCCTAACTATCGCAAGCGCCTGAAGTTGCGGTACTCCCCAATACGCCACCCCGTAAGGCGTTCAATCCACATCAGAAACCAAACACGTAATGTATAGTTTTTTTTGCTAATATCATGGGTAAAATCCCAGTCAGCCTGTTGAATATATTTTTGCATTACTACTGGATGAGATTCAGTAAAAAGTTTTAAAGAGTCAATGTGACTATAATCAAAAGCTTGGTTCTGAGATGTGTATTCAGAGCTGTTATATAGACGATGAAAGGCATGTTGTTTTGCTTGTTGTTTCTGAGGCTCACGAACCCAACCATAGTGATAAATGAAAGCATTACTGTGTCGAACACGTAGTTTCTGATTACGACCTTTTCTGAACCCTTGCGCATCTCTATAAGCATAAATACCGCGCCCGGGGCGTATCACACGCACCTCATGACGATACCATTGTCTAGAGTCTGCAATGTATTTATAAGAACCATAGAAATGTAGGTAATCGAAGAGTAACCCATCAACCTCTGGCGCATCTTTATAGCGTAACATAGTGTTTAACAAATTCTTGTGATATTTTTCAGGCAGTACCTCATCTGCTTGGATGTATATAGCCCAATCAGTATCTTTGGGAACAAGAGCCAATGCTTTGTCTGTTTCTTGTGCCAGTACCTGCCCTCCTTTACGCAGAGAGTCATCCCAAACAGAATGGTATATTTCGATTTTATCCGAGGCTATATGTTCTAGCAAAATATTTGTGTCATCCTCAGAATTACCTGCTAAGACAATCACTTTATCACAAAGTGGAAGAATTGACCGAATAGCAGCATCAATTGGATATCCTAGTTTTACGGCATTACGCACAAAAGTAAATCCAACAACATTCATATAGATTTTGGTGTTTTGTAACGAATTAAACTTACTACAATGACGGGTTTTACAATAAGAACTTGTGAACAGATTACGACATATTTGTGGTAAAGATACGGAAAAATATAAAAATTATCATCTCCACTGTAGATACATCAAGGGTTTAGCACTCAAATAATTGATGTGTTGTGAGCTAGTTATCAATGTATTGATATCGTGTATGTTATTTTATGTCAATTACCCCCCCAAGCAGAAGATACAAGGATTTGTAAAAAACACATAAATAACATAAATAGCTGAAGATTCTATTTCAGCTGTGATTTAGCATATAGCGCTATTTCGATACTTAATGGGTATGTCGTCTCAGTAAACAAGCTTAAGACGACCTTCGCAGTTGTTGAAAATCCTCATCAACAATGTTTTGTTGAGCAATGTTATGGTTGGATGTTTTTTCTTTTTGGCATGGTGTCAAAAACCAAAACAAGTAAGTTATATTGGATTAGTTTTGAGGTTTTGATTTCCATTAGCCACATAAAATCGGTATCTTGCCTTCCAAACAAAGGCGCGCTTTGGGGGGTTATACGCAAAGTCATTGGGCACAACTCCCCGCTGCTGAGAATGCTAAAACCCCGACACCCTGATGAACAACAACGAAATCAAGGCACTCGTATCGTTGTTAGAAGACGACGATTTTGAAATACGCAGCCACGTAGAGCAGAAGATTATGGCGATGGGCGAAGTGATGATTCCCTTCCTCGAAACAGAGTGGGAGAGCAATTTCAACGCCAATGTGCAGAAACGTATCGAAGACCTGTTACACAATCTACAGTTTAACCTACTGAAAACCAGGCTGCGCGAATGGCTCGACAATGAGAGCGACGACCTGCTCAAGGGGATATGGCTAGTGGCGACTTACCAGTATCCTGATTTGCCCCTAGCACGCATACGGAAGGAGGTCGAAAAAATCTACTATGAAGTGTGGATGAGCCACCGTACGTATGCCAGCCCCTTCGACCAAATCAAGAACCTCAACAATGTGTTTTTTGGCAAATTCAACTTTGTAGCCAATACCCAAAACTATCACGCTCCTTCCAACTCAATGATAAACAATGTGTTGGAGGCGCGCAGGGGCAACCCAATCTCACTCTGTACGGTGTATATGTTGGTGGCCAATCAGCTGCGGATGCCAGTGTATGGGGTCAATCTGCCCAACCTCTTTGTGTTGACTTACAAATCGCCCGACACCCAGTTTTATATCAATGTCTTCAACAAGGGGATTGTATTTGCCAAGGCTGACATAGATCAGTATGTGGCGCAGCTCAACCTAGCGCCATCAGATACTTTTTATGAACCTTGCACTCACATCGACATCATCCGTCGGGTGTTGCGCAACCTTAGTATCTCGTTTGAGAAGCTCGGCGAAGCCCACCGCGTAGACGAAATCAGGCAGTTGTTAGACATCTTTTAGCGTTGGTAGTTTACAAAAACAAAAACCCCGCCTGTCCGTCTTGTTCTTGGTAGTCTAGGGTTTTGCCAGCTAGGTGTAAGGCAGCAGTTTTTTGGAGCATTACCCTCAGGCCGTCCAATTCGAATACCAAGTCCTGCTCCTTGGGTCGGTCAAAGCCCAGTCCTAACTCGGGCGCACATCCGCTGTGGCTATTAGCAGTCAGGCGCAGTCCGTAGCTAGAGTCAAGTTGCTTTTGAGCCATCAGCAGATGTACTTGAGCAATGGCCGAGGGGGTGAGCTGTACGAGCGAAATGTTTGTGTGAGACATCAGAAAACCAATTTTTTTATTACCTTTGAATTTGCAAAAATACAGCAACTACGCTTCAGACACGACCCAATAGCCATAAAACGATGGAATTTCTCTTAGAACTCCTCAAAATAACCCTGCCAGCCGCCTTGGTGCTCTATGCGATGTACTTGACGGTCAAATCTTTTATCCAACAAGAGCTAGAAAAAACCCAGACCGAGCTACGCCTTAAACAAACCGAACTCTTGCTCAAAAGCAATGATACGCTTTTGGCAACACGCTTGCAAGCTTATGAGCGGATGGCCCTGTTTTTGGAGCGTATTTCGCCTTCACAGCTCATCCCCCGCATCAACCAGCCAGGCCTTACTGCCGGCGCTTTGCAGTATTTGCTCAACCAAGAAATCAGAGCCGAATTTGCCCACAACCTCTCCCAGCAAGTCTATATGAGCAGTGAAGTGTGGCTGCTGATTAAGAAGGGGATGGAAGAAATTATCTTCTTAATCAATAACTCTATGAATGGTGTAGACGAAGAGGCAGACTCCTTGGTGTTGGCCAAACGTATATTTGAAAACACCAGCCAGCTAGGGGTATACCCTACGCAAGAAGCGCTTGAAGCCCTGAAAGAAGAGTTACGTCAATACTACATTCCTGCCGCTACCCGCACCTCTGCCAACGGTGTTCACCAACCCGGAGAAACGCCTTCTCCGCAGGAGGCCGTAGCCAAGGCCTAGTGGTTTATACAATCCATTTTTTTGATACCCTCTCTTTATGAGCAGCGAAAAAGTAGGCTGTACCGGCGGCCTCCAAATACTCCTGTCGATGTTGGCCTTGCTTTTGGCAGCTTGGCTTTGGATTCCTAACGACTTCAACTTCGGTAGGTTTTCGACATATATCAACAAATACATCCGACAAAGCCCCACCCAAGTTTGGGGCAGTGCCATTCTACTACCGCCCTCTACCCAACGCAATGGAGAGCGGGAGATACTCTTGTTGCATTCCCAAGTAACGGCATCGCCTGTAACAGAGGTGATTAAGAAGGTCTACCAAACCCCTGATGATGGCCTACTGCCTATTTTGTTGACCCACAAAAAGGCCGCGCAATACGAGATTGCTTGGCAAGAGCCATTGCGATACGCCAATGTACATCAGTTGGCAGGTTTGAGGGTGGCAGGCAGTGCCGATGCCTTGTTTATTATTGCTGACCGTAAGCTCCAATCGATTCGCCGCACAGATGGCTCTCAAGTGTGGGAGCTGAACCTGAGCCAAAGCATTGACCCTGCTTGCACGCAGTGTTTTACCTTGGAGCGCGAGACGCTTTTTGTTCTTACGCAAGATGGCGCACTCAAGGCCTTCAATATCAATACAGGGCAAGTCCAATGGCAGCAGCAAATTCAGCATACCCCTGCCGCCAAACAAGGGTTTGAGCTAGTCAAAAACACCCTTGCTTTTCAGGACATACGCGAGGGCAAGACCACCGTCTTCTTTCACTATATTGGCGATGGCAGCCTAGCCCGTGCCATTACTCCGGCTTTGCCCAAAGGCAAGGCGGCTACCCTGTATCAATGGCTTTTTGACCCTTTCAAAGATTTTGTCTATCTTATTGATAGTCAAGATGAGATACAAGAAATTTCTTGCTGGCGCATCATCGGAACAAAGCAACAGTGGGAGGCTAAACTGCCGGCTAAAAGCCGTGTGCGTACCTTCCATCGCTACACCTCTGTGTTGGCGGCAGTGGTACAAGAGCGGTTTTTGTATGTGGGTGTAGAGATGGAAGGCCGTCATGCGCTCCTACGCTTCAATGCACGCAATGGGCAGATGATGCAGTTGGCCGAATCAGATACCTATGGCCTTGTGCCATTACAGGAGGTGAGCGGGATGTTGTTGGTCAAAGCCCGACATCTCCAAAACGATAGTTATGGCCAACTTTGGTGTTTGAATGTCCAAAATGGTCAACGTATTTGGAACTACGCCCTTGATGCCAACAACTATGTCCGCGCCAATGCCCCTATCAGCGAGCAACCCGAAGGCTTGAAATGGTCTTTTCAGAGCGTAGGCGGGTTTCTGTATGTCTTGCAAGAGGGGCCCGAAAAGGGACAGGTCAAGCTCCAGAAGCTGGACTGGCGTAGTGGCCAAGCCCTAAATACCTACACCGGAATGATATCTAGCAATGAACAACAAAAAGAATGGCTGGGAGTACTGTGGTTGCCTGACAGGGTGCTGATTACCTTCCAACGCCTCTACTCCCTAGAGCTGGAAGGGGGCAAATGGGAGGCTTCTTGGCCATAACATTGGATGATTATACCAAATTTAAGGATTCAAAGTATTTTATTCTCTTGATTATCAAGGAGTTTTAGTAATACATTTCCCAAACTAATCTGGATTGGCTATATTCTTTGGAGCATTCAAAAAAAGCCACGCCATTAATCGGCTCCGTAGGGAGCTCACGCTCAACGCCCTAAAGTGCGATAAACATTGCAACCCGAAGGGATGAGGAATACATATATCACTACTTTGCCCTCTCTGGAAATGGGTAAATTATTTATTGAATAGTCTCTTGAGCAAAAACCCTGCGACCCAACGTGCAATATTACTACCTGATATATAAACCCTTTTTGGTGCTTTCGCAATTTACTCCTGAAGCCCCCGAAGACCATACCTTGGCCGAGCTAGCCGATTTCCCTCCTCAAGTTTATCCGGTAGGCCGCCTAGATAAAGACAGTGAGGGACTACTATTGCTCACTAATGACAACTATTTCAAAACAACCCTTCTCAATCCCAAAAAGCAACATTGGCGCAGCTATTGGGTACAGGTAGAGGGAGTGCCAACCCCTGAGGCTCTCGAACAACTCCGCCAAGGGGTAACAATCAGCGTACAACAAAAGCCCTATCAAACCCTTCCGGCCAAAGTCCGGCTGCTCGCCCAAGCGCCTCCCGTACCGGAGCGCAATCCTCCTATACGCTTCAGGGCCAACATCCCTACGGCTTGGCTCGAAATATCGCTGGTAGAAGGGAAAAACAGGCAAGTTCGCCGGATGACAGCAGCAGTAGGCTTCCCTACACTCAGGTTGGTGCGCAATGCCATTGAAGACCTGAAACTACAAGATTTTGATTTTAGCCAGACCGCAGTCTACCCCCTTTCACAGGCACAAGCCTATCAGGCTTGTCGTATAGCGCCCGAAAACAGCACCTATGCAAAGCCCAAAAATACCGGCAAACGACAGTACAAACGGCCTCAAAACAAACCTCGCAAATAACCACAACCCTACTTTTGTGGTTGTACTTTTGATGAAGCAGGGCTTGTTATACCCAAGGTTTATTTGGCTTGAGGGTTCACTAGTTTTGATTTTCAGACCATATATCTCCCCAGCTGATTTTGACCGGATATACCAAACACCTGCCTCTCCTTGATGACCAACCCCCAGTCCCCAATGACCCTAACTGCTACCTACCAACCTCATCGCCTCCGGTTTCGTTTTGCTGCCGGCACTTCACGTGGCATACTACACCACCATCAAGTGTACTACCTACAATTGGCTACGACACAAAACCCCGACTGTGTCGGTGTTGGAGAGGTTGCGCCCTTGCTTGGCCTCAGCCCCGATGCCCGCCCCGACCTCGAAACAGCCATTCAAGACCTTTGCCAGCGACTGAGGGGCATTAATGCGCCCAAAAGCATTGACGAGGTATATGTCTTGGCCAAAGAGCTTGTCAATAACGACTGGCCGGCGTTACGCTTTGGGCTAGAGGTGGCCTTGCTCGATTGGCTCAACGGAGGACAAAGACTGATTTTTGACACACCTTTTGCCCAAGGAAAGGAGGGGTTGCTCACCAATGGCTTGGTGTGGATGAACACCTTGCCCGAAATGTACCAACAAGCACAGGACAAAATAGCCCTAGGCTTCGAATGTGTCAAGATGAAAATAGGGGCGCTTGATTTTGAACAAGAGTGTGGGCTTTTGGCTGCCTTACGCCAAACACATAGCCCGGATCGCCTTACCCTCAGGGTAGATGCCAATGGCGCATTCAGCCCTCAAGAGGCTGAAGCCAAACTACAGCGGTTGGCACAATACCAACTCCATTCTATCGAACAACCCATTATGGCTGGCCAGTTAGCGGATATGGCCAGACTATGCCGCACAAGCCCTGTGCCCATTGCCCTCGACGAGGAGCTGATAGTACATCGTACTACAGAAGCCAAACAAAACTTACTGATGCAAGTGCAGCCAGCCTTCATCATCTTGAAGCCTACCCTTGTGGGAGGGCTGGCGCAAACGGCAGAATGGATTCAGTTGGCGCAAGCACAAAATATAGGCTGGTGGATTACCTCGGCACTCGAATCAAACATAGGCCTGAATGCTATCGCCCAGTTTTGTGCAACCTATCAGCCTACGCTACCACAGGGCCTAGGCACTGGAGGGCTGTATCATAATAACCTAGAAGCCCCCCTGAGTTTGCAAAATCAACACCTTTATTACAACCCAAACAAAGAATGGCAAAACTTAACGCAGTTGGTTTCGTATAGCAACTAAAATACCAATCGCGAGAAGAATGGAACAACTACAATTAGCCGCCCACTGGATAGACAATCACTTTGTGGCTGAAGAAACCGGAATGCCTATCGCTTGTCGTTCTATCCAATCAATAGATGAGCTGCGCGATAGCCTGCGCGCTATCATCCTAAAGCTAATGCACACAGACTTTGACAGGTTGCTACAAGCAGCCTACCGCATAGATATCGAAGAATGTGCTTTTGTCAATGCCTTGGCTGCGCAAGATGCAGATTTGATTACGGAGTTGGTGATTGAGCGGACACTTCAGAAGGTAAAATACAGGCAACAATACCGCTCACAAGCCTAATCATTGAGATGGAGAAGGGTAGGGGGCAAAGGCGAAGGGGGCTAACACTTCTTTCGCCGCTTTTGTATGGGGCAACTTTCTTTACGTTCGTGTACAAACATCATAAACACATCCCAACACATTAATGGAGACTGACAAGTAACAGTCTCTTTCTCATTAGATTTGCGGGCTACCGCTTGGGCTACTTTATCTTTGGTTTTTCGGCTCATAAGGCAATCAGGGGCAAGCGGAAGAATCGGATAATCATCAGCCAAAAGGCTTTTGAACACTAGGGCAACATCACTGCTAGCTATTGCTCACGCTTTCGGAGAGCAAGTTACTACAATTAGTCCATATGAGTAGAACCAATTGCCAAAGTTTTTTGTTTCACCGTTTTTTTGTTTTTTGGGAAAAATGCCCCTGATTTAGCTTGTTATCCTTTGGGGATAATCCCGCCCAAGACTTGTGCCCGTTTGCGGGCCTCTTCCAGCCCTTCGATGATGCTTTGGCGCAGGGCATCGGCCTCAAAACTTTTGAGGGCGGCCTCGGTAGTCCCTCCTTTGGAAGCCACCCGGCCAATCCACTCTTGGCAACTGAGGCTGCTGCGGTTTTCGAGGTGTACGGCTCCCATAAATGTTTGGGTTACTAGTAGTTCGGCTTCGGTATGGCTAAAGCCCATTTGTTTGGCTGCCTGCATCATTGCATCCATAAAATAATAGACATAGGCAGGGCCGCTGCCTGAGATCGCCGTAACGGCATCGAGCTTGTGTTCTTCATCAAAGTAGAGCGACTTGCCCGTCGTATTGAGTAGGTTGTGCACATAGAGCAGCTCTTGGCGGCTCACAGAAGCATCAGCCGTAAAAGCAGTCATCCCCATCCCGATTTGTGCGGGCAGATTGGGCATCGCCCGAATGATTTTGGAAATGCCCAAGGCTTGTTGCAGGGTGAAGAGCTGCACACCGGCCATAATAGAAAGCACCAGCTGCTCGGGTTTGAGCCAGGGGCGTAGTTGGGCATAGAGCGAGGCGGTGTCTTGTGGTTTGACGGCCAGAATCAACAATCGAACTGCACTGACGGAAGCGTCGGCTTGCTGAATCACGTGGGGGAAACCCGCTTGGCGCAGCATATCAGCTTTTTCATCCGAATGCTCCAACAACAATAGGTCGTCTTTGGTAATGGCTTGCGATTGTAAGAAACTGTCTGCATAGGTCTTGCCCATACTGCCAACTCCGGCGATAAGTATTTCCATTGTAGTAATTAGATTTATGTTTGATAAAAGCTGCTCATACCCAATCAAAAACAGTTTGGGAAGTGTGTGTGCTGGAAATTATTTCGCATCTAGCAAATCAAAGCTAGCGCATTTCTACTGCTGACAACAGGCTATTTGAAAACCACTTCTTCTAAGAACTTTACCGTAGCTTCTTGTACTTTTTTGTACTGTGGGTTG
Coding sequences:
- a CDS encoding glycosyl transferase translates to MNVVGFTFVRNAVKLGYPIDAAIRSILPLCDKVIVLAGNSEDDTNILLEHIASDKIEIYHSVWDDSLRKGGQVLAQETDKALALVPKDTDWAIYIQADEVLPEKYHKNLLNTMLRYKDAPEVDGLLFDYLHFYGSYKYIADSRQWYRHEVRVIRPGRGIYAYRDAQGFRKGRNQKLRVRHSNAFIYHYGWVREPQKQQAKQHAFHRLYNSSEYTSQNQAFDYSHIDSLKLFTESHPVVMQKYIQQADWDFTHDISKKNYTLRVWFLMWIERLTGWRIGEYRNFRRLR
- a CDS encoding transglutaminase-like domain-containing protein, translated to MNNNEIKALVSLLEDDDFEIRSHVEQKIMAMGEVMIPFLETEWESNFNANVQKRIEDLLHNLQFNLLKTRLREWLDNESDDLLKGIWLVATYQYPDLPLARIRKEVEKIYYEVWMSHRTYASPFDQIKNLNNVFFGKFNFVANTQNYHAPSNSMINNVLEARRGNPISLCTVYMLVANQLRMPVYGVNLPNLFVLTYKSPDTQFYINVFNKGIVFAKADIDQYVAQLNLAPSDTFYEPCTHIDIIRRVLRNLSISFEKLGEAHRVDEIRQLLDIF
- a CDS encoding HesB/IscA family protein — its product is MSHTNISLVQLTPSAIAQVHLLMAQKQLDSSYGLRLTANSHSGCAPELGLGFDRPKEQDLVFELDGLRVMLQKTAALHLAGKTLDYQEQDGQAGFLFL
- a CDS encoding PQQ-binding-like beta-propeller repeat protein; this encodes MSSEKVGCTGGLQILLSMLALLLAAWLWIPNDFNFGRFSTYINKYIRQSPTQVWGSAILLPPSTQRNGEREILLLHSQVTASPVTEVIKKVYQTPDDGLLPILLTHKKAAQYEIAWQEPLRYANVHQLAGLRVAGSADALFIIADRKLQSIRRTDGSQVWELNLSQSIDPACTQCFTLERETLFVLTQDGALKAFNINTGQVQWQQQIQHTPAAKQGFELVKNTLAFQDIREGKTTVFFHYIGDGSLARAITPALPKGKAATLYQWLFDPFKDFVYLIDSQDEIQEISCWRIIGTKQQWEAKLPAKSRVRTFHRYTSVLAAVVQERFLYVGVEMEGRHALLRFNARNGQMMQLAESDTYGLVPLQEVSGMLLVKARHLQNDSYGQLWCLNVQNGQRIWNYALDANNYVRANAPISEQPEGLKWSFQSVGGFLYVLQEGPEKGQVKLQKLDWRSGQALNTYTGMISSNEQQKEWLGVLWLPDRVLITFQRLYSLELEGGKWEASWP
- a CDS encoding pseudouridine synthase; amino-acid sequence: MQYYYLIYKPFLVLSQFTPEAPEDHTLAELADFPPQVYPVGRLDKDSEGLLLLTNDNYFKTTLLNPKKQHWRSYWVQVEGVPTPEALEQLRQGVTISVQQKPYQTLPAKVRLLAQAPPVPERNPPIRFRANIPTAWLEISLVEGKNRQVRRMTAAVGFPTLRLVRNAIEDLKLQDFDFSQTAVYPLSQAQAYQACRIAPENSTYAKPKNTGKRQYKRPQNKPRK
- a CDS encoding o-succinylbenzoate synthase, with the translated sequence MTLTATYQPHRLRFRFAAGTSRGILHHHQVYYLQLATTQNPDCVGVGEVAPLLGLSPDARPDLETAIQDLCQRLRGINAPKSIDEVYVLAKELVNNDWPALRFGLEVALLDWLNGGQRLIFDTPFAQGKEGLLTNGLVWMNTLPEMYQQAQDKIALGFECVKMKIGALDFEQECGLLAALRQTHSPDRLTLRVDANGAFSPQEAEAKLQRLAQYQLHSIEQPIMAGQLADMARLCRTSPVPIALDEELIVHRTTEAKQNLLMQVQPAFIILKPTLVGGLAQTAEWIQLAQAQNIGWWITSALESNIGLNAIAQFCATYQPTLPQGLGTGGLYHNNLEAPLSLQNQHLYYNPNKEWQNLTQLVSYSN
- the proC gene encoding pyrroline-5-carboxylate reductase, giving the protein MEILIAGVGSMGKTYADSFLQSQAITKDDLLLLEHSDEKADMLRQAGFPHVIQQADASVSAVRLLILAVKPQDTASLYAQLRPWLKPEQLVLSIMAGVQLFTLQQALGISKIIRAMPNLPAQIGMGMTAFTADASVSRQELLYVHNLLNTTGKSLYFDEEHKLDAVTAISGSGPAYVYYFMDAMMQAAKQMGFSHTEAELLVTQTFMGAVHLENRSSLSCQEWIGRVASKGGTTEAALKSFEADALRQSIIEGLEEARKRAQVLGGIIPKG